The Gammaproteobacteria bacterium genome segment GGCATCAGCGCTTCTGGCTGCACTGCCGGATGTTCGGAAGGTCGAGATTGAAATTGCCGGCGCCGGTAAAGGGGATACTCTGGCCGCCCGAAACCGGGCGGAAGAGCGCCGGCGCCAGCAGCGAGCCGAGGAAGAGTTCAAGGCGGATCCCTTCGTTCAGGCGTCGCTTGAGATATTCGACGCGACGATAGAGGTTGGATCCATCCGCCCGGTGGATCAGGCCGATGGGGCTGATTCGAGGGCGGGACGCCCTCGCTCCCAGGTCGAGACGTGACGGCCAGTGTCTTTCCGCCGCGGCTGGCGGAACTGCTGGAAGCGCTGAAATTCCTGCCCGGGGTAGGGCCGCGGTCGGCGGAGCGCATGGTCCTGCACATGTTCGCCCGCCAGCCCGAAGGAGCCCGGCGGCTGGCGCGCAGCCTGGCGGAAGCGCTGACTTCGGTCCGGCCCTGTTCGCGCTGCGGCATGCTCGCCGACGGCGACCTGTGCCTGATCTGTCAGTCGACGGGCCGCGACCCCAGCCAGTTATGCGTGGTGGAATCGCCTTCGGACCTGGCCGCGGTGGAGTCTTCGGGCGCCTATCGCGGCCTCTTCTTCGTGCTGTCGGGCCGGCTCTCGCCGCTGGACGGCATCGGACCGGAGGAACTGGGTCTTGAAAAACTGGAGAAACGGCTGGACGAAGGCGTGATCAGGGAACTCATCCTCGCCACCAGCGCCACGGTGGAAGGCGAGGCCACCGCAGCCTATCTGGGCCGCATGGCGCAGCGCCGCGACATCCGGGCCACCCGCATCGCGCAGGGAGTGCCGTTGGGCGGCGAGTTGAGCTACGTGGATTCGGGGACGCTGTCGTCGGCGCTGGCCCAGCGGCGGCAGGTGGACTAGATGGAACCAGCGCGACGCGTTACGCCGCGAAAATTCCTACGGAGAAGTCTATGAGTGAGGAACATGTGTCAACGATGCAGCCGTTTGCGGCCGGGGACATTTTTCTCGGCTGCACGTTGCTGAACGATCCACACGACGATCACGCAGGAATCGGCCGGATTCTTCAGTACGACGCCGACTGCAATCCCAAGGGCGTTCTCTACACGGAAGGCACGCGCCACCTGGTCGGCGGGCTGGCGGTCGATCGCGACGGGGTGCTGTGGGCCTTCGACGATCACCTCGTCATTCACGTGGACCCGACCACCGGACGCCAGCTGCCGGTCAAGGATTTTCTGCCGCGCGTGTACCGCAGCGCCAGTTTCGCCTCCGACGGCAGCGTTTACCTTGGCGAACATCTGTGCGCGGAAGCACCGCCCCCCGGCATCGAGAACCTGACGACAGTCGAGTTTCCGAGGGTTCCGGACAGCGGCGTGCTGGGCTACGGCAACATCTATCGCTACAACGCCGACTGGGAGCTGGATTGCGTGTTCGAAGTCGAGAACGCTCCCGAACCGACCCGCTTCAAGGGCGTAACCCATTCCACGCTGCATCCGGACGAGCGGTTCATCACCTACACCACGGAACTGGGCAAGCGCGTCATGCGCTACGACGTGGTTGAAGGCCGGCAGATGGACGACCTCGTGACCTACCCGGGCGAGGACATCAGCGACGGCCTGTTCGCCATTGCCGTGCGCTACCTGCCCGACGGGCGGCTGCTGCTGACCCGCGGTCGCACGATGGAGATGCTGGACGAGGAGGGCAGGGTGATGCGCGAGTACGAGCTGCCGGAATACGGCTGGTCCGACGTCTCGTCGTGCGGCGATCCCCGTTACGCGCTGCTGAGCAACATCTTCACCGGGATCATGCTCAAGATCGACCTGGAGACCGGGGAGTTCGTCGGCCGCATCGACACCGGCCAGAGCAAGCCCTTGCGGGCGCTGGCCGGCGTCGCCGAGTTTCCCGGTTAATCGGGGAATCCGGGAGTTGCGCCGGTGACAGCCCCGCGGGCCTAAACGGAAGCGGCGAGTTCCTCGAACTCGCGCAGCAGCGCGAGATAGCCGGCATGCCGCCCGGCCGGCAGCCGCCCCGCGGCGACCGCTTCCAGCACCGAACAGCCCGGTTCGTTCCGATGCCGGCAGTTGGCGAAGCGGCATTCCTGGGCCGGCGCGGCAAACTCCGGGAAACCGGCCTGCAGTTCGCCGTAATCGGTCAGGACAGGCATAAGCGAACGCACGCCCGGCAGGTCCATCGCGCGACCGCCGCCGGGCAGGGAGTACATCATCGCCGATGCCGTCGTGTGGCGTCCGCGGCGCGTCTTTTCCGAAAGCTCGCCGGCATCGGCGGCCTCGCGGCCCAGCAGGGCGTTCACCAGCGTCGATTTGCCTCCGCCGGACTGTCCAGCGAACACGCTGGTGTGCGCCTTGAGGCGACGCCTGAGCCGCCTGATCCGCGCACCCTTCAGCGCGCTGACCGTAACGATGTCGAAACCGGCGGCTTCATATTCGCGCAGGCGAACGGGCTTTCCACGTTCCAGATCGATCTTGTTCCAGACGATCAGGCCCTCGGCGCCCGATCCGGCCGCCGCGCACAGCAGCCGGTCGACGAGTTCGTAGTCGGGCGCGGGCTCCGGCGCCGCAACGATCGCCAGAAGCGAAAAGTTGGCGGCCACGACCTCGGTGCGCTCCCTGGCCCCGGTTCGCGAAAGCTCGTTGCGGCGCGGGAGGATGTCCCGCAGCAGGGCCGGCGAATCATCGGCGCGGAGTTCGAACCGGACCTCGTCGCCGCAAACAGGCTTGTGGCGGCGGCTTGCCGCAAGATAGGGCAACTCTTCGCCGGTCGCGGCCTCGATGTGGCCGCGGCGGCCGTAGCAGGCCGTAACCAGCCCGATACCTGGAGAATTTTTGTGAACAGGCACCGGTTTCGGCATATTGAGGCTAGAATCCGCGCCCGAACGACTCGGGAGGTTTACTTGGGCAAGAAAGATTCACGACTGGCATGGATCGACCTGGAAATGACCGGGCTGGACCCGTTGCGGGACCAGATCATCGAGATTGCGACGGTCGTAACCGACGGGGACCTCGAGACCGTGGCCGAGGGGCCGAACATCGTCATCCATCAGCCGCGATCGGTGATGTATGAAATGGACGACTGGAACACCCGCACTCACACGGCTTCGGGACTGTTCGCCGAGGTTCTGGACAGCCGGATCAGCACCGAGGAGGCGGAACGCACGACGCTGGAGTTCCTGAAGGAGCATTGCCTGCCGAAGAGTTCACCGATGTGCGGCGCCAGCATCTGCCAGGACCGGCGGTTCCTGTCCCGCGCCATGCCCGATCTCGCGGCCTTCTTCCATTACCGCAACCTGGATGTGAGTAGCGTCAAGATCCTTGCGGGACACTGGAGTCCCAAGGTGCTCGACGGGGTCGAGAAGGACGACCGGCACCGCGCGAAGAGCGACATCCTCGCATCGATCGCCGAACTCAGGCATTACCGGAAAACGATGTTCCGGTCAGGCTGAGGCGGCGGCCACAAACAGCCCTACCACCGCGACCATTCCCCCGAACCAGGCCACCGAGCGGGCGGTGGAGCGATCCAAAACGTAGAACACGCCGTGCAGGACGCGCGAAACGATGAACAGCGCGGCGAGCAAGTTTGCGATCAATTGGTTCGCGCCCACAAAATGCGCGGTCAGCACGGCGGCGGCAAAAGGAGCGAAAGCTTCCCAGGCGTTGCTCTGCGCCCATATGGCCCGCTGCCTCCAGCCTTCTTGCGCAGCCATCCATTCCCGCGGACGGGAATTGCTGTAGCCCCCTCCCCACTTCGACAGGCCGGCCCAGAGCAGCGGCAGCCACAGGCCGACGAAAACGCACCAGAGCGCAAAGGTCATGGGCGGGGACTCATGTCGCTACTGCGGTTTGCGACTCCGACCCGGCCCTGTGCCGGGCCACGAACCATGCCAGTCCGCCGAGAAACGCCAGCAGGATGAGCACGTTGGTGAAGGGGAAACGGAACGGGTAGATCCACGGCTCCGTATAGAGCTGCCACGCGGACCCGGCTTCCACGCAAAACCACAGCACGTTGGCGCAGGGCACCGCGTAGCGCAGCGCGGCGGCCGGCCGCCGGAAGGGCAGCATGCGGAAGAACAGCAGCCACAGCCCCCAGAGCAGCACGGCGCACACGACGACAATCGTCGCAGGATGAAACGGCCCGAGCACGCGCGGGTCGAACAGCCACAGGATCAGCACGTAGAAGAACCAGTTGATCATGATCACTTCCAGCGCCACGATGCGCGAAAACTGGCGCTTGTAGCCCGGCGTACGGCGCGCCGGCGTGAGCTTGAGGTTGCGGTGGAACCACATGAACATGCGGCAGTGCGTGTCCTTGTTCGACCCCAGCCAGATCAGCAGGGCGACCAGGATCACGGCGGTGGCCTGCAGCAGCAGGAGGTTGGCGGTGAACAGTTCCACGCCCATGAACATGAGCTTGGGCGGATTCAGCCAGTGACCCATGAATTCGAACGATCCTTCCATCCAGCCCAGCCAGATCAGGCCGCCTCCCATGAATCCCAGAATCGTGGCCGGGAGGTCGTCGGCCTTGAAGCCCTTCCAGACCATGATCCAGCCGGCCAGGCCGACGAGGAAGCTCACGAGATAGGCGGGCACGACCGCCATCTGGCCGTATTGCAGCACCATCAGCGTGTGCGCGAGCGGCGTCCACAGCAAGACCGTGGTCCAGGCCATCAGCCCCAGCAGCGGGGGGCGCATCAGCGCTCCGTTGGCCGTTCTGATCACGGCGTTCATTCGACCCTCCTCCTTTCCTGAACTGCGCTCTCGGAGATTACCGCCGCCGGGACGTGCGTGCAAGCAGTTTCGATTCTGCTATATTCCGGGTTCTCATGCTTGCGCTCACTCAAGTCTCCCGGCAACTGGCCCCGGCCATGCTTCTCGGCAATCGGCCGCTGGGACTGGGCGCGCTGATCGACGTGTACGAACGCAACTACGCCTTCCTGTGGCGGCTGTTCGGGCATGCCCTGCGCGAGCCGGGCTGGCACGTTTCGCACAGCCCCGTGAACGGCGAACTGCACATCGAAGTGGAGCGCAGGTCGGCGTTTACCACGGTATTGCGCATGACCTACCTGTTTCCCGAAGAGGGCGACAGCGAAGCGGAGCCGGATCTGATCGTCAATCTGTACGACGACGCGCGGGTTGCCGAGGTCGTGCACTGGTCGCAGCGCTACGGGACCTGCTGCGAAGCGCCGGGCGGCTTTGCCGATTGCTGGCGGCGCAACTGCGTGCTGGGCAAGTGGCTGCAGTTTCTGGCCGATTCGCATCACGGCCCGATGCAGGCGCGCACGGCCGGCCGGCCGCCGTTTTAGGGCCCGGATCAACAGGCCCTAATGCAGCGAACTGACGGCGGTTGCCCGGGAAGAGGCCGCCTGAAGCCGCAACAGGTCGACGACAACCTGTGAGGCCTGCTCCAGGGCCACGTCCGGCAGGTCCATACCTCTCAATTCCTCCAGGCTTTCGATTGGCGGCAGTTCGTTCTCCGCCAGCCACTCGTTGGTCATGGCCAGCCTTTGCGCCCGGCGGACCTTCTGATCCGCCCGCCGCCGTTCAAGATGGATGGGCTCGGACTTCCGGTCGGTCAGTTCCTGCATGGCCTGTATGCGGCCTTTCAGCAATCGCAGGTCCGGGTCCTCCGATTCACGCCTCTGGTGATTGGCGACCAGCATGCTCAGGGTAGCTCCGTCCACGCTCCCTCCGCGGTACTCGGTTTCCGGGATCGTGTCCCAGGGCAGGGCATTCTCGCTGGCGCTTTCGCCGATGTCCTCCCCGATGACCTGGTTCGGGAACACCAGCGGTAATTCCGCCGCCGCCGCCGAAAGCGTGATGTCGGGCGCGACGCCGCGGTGCTGCGTGCTCTCGCCGGTCACCCGGTAGTACTTGCCCATCGTCAGCGTCAGGCGTCCCGGCATTTCCTCGCCACGCCGGCGAATCTGGTAGATGTTCTGCACCGTGCCCTTGCCGAAGGTGCGCTGTCCGACCACCACGCCGCGGCCGTAGTCCTGGATGGCCGCAGCCAGGATTTCCGACGCGGAGGCGCTGAGCCGGTCCACCAGCACCACCAGCGGGCCGTCCCACACCGTTTGCTGGCGCCGGTTCTGCAGTACCTGCGTGCGCAACTCCGAGTCGCGCACCTGGACCACCGGACCCCGGCCGACGAACAGGCCGGCCAGCGAGATCGCTTCATTGAGGTGGCCGCCCCCGTTGCGCCGCAGGTCCAGGATCAGGCCGGCCGCGCCCTCGGTCCTCAGTTCCCCGATCAGGCGCTTCACGTCGCGGGTCGAACTGGGGTAGTCCTCCAGCCCCGCCTGGCGACCCTCCATGTCGTAATAGAAGTTGGGGATCCGAACCACTCCCACGCTGAATTCGGCCCCCTCGCGCTCGACGTTCAGCAACTCCTTTTCCGCTCCCATCAAGCGAACGCGTCCGCGGGTCAGGTCGAGCATGAACGATTCGTTACCGGCGGCGTCGCCCCCCGGCAGGATGCGAAGAACGACCGGCGTGTCGGAAGGCCCGCGGATCAGCTCCACGACGTCCTCGAGCCGCCATCCCACGACGTCGGTTACCTCGCCCGAGCCGGTGGTGTCCACGCCGGTTATGCGATCGCCGGCGCGCAGCCGCCCATCCTTGTCGGCGGGCCCGCCGGGCAGCACTTCGCGCACCAGAACGTAGTCGTCCTCCGCGCCCAGGGAAGCGCCTATGCCGTGGTAAGCGCGGCTCATCTGGATTCGGTACTCCTCGTAGTTATGTGGCGAGAAGTAGGTGGAATGCGGATCCAGGGTGTGCGTGAAGGCGTTCATGAATACGGAGAACACGTCGTCGGCGTCCTGCCCGTACAGGCTCTTGCGCTGCCGTTCATAGCGCTTGCGCAGCGCCTCGGTGGCCTCTTCGTAACTGCGCTCGTCCAGAATGAGATTGATGAGTTCGTGGCGGACCCGGTCTCGCCAGACTTCGTGCATCTCGTCCTGGCTGGACGGACGTGGCCTGTCCTCGCCGCGGCGGATCCAGGTCCGCTCCGTGTTCAGCTCCGGTTCGGTATCGAGGTATTCCAGCGCGAAGTCGAAATAGCTGGTCATGCGCGCCCGGAACAGCCGGTAGATTTCGAGAACGGGATCCAGTTCGCCGCGCTCCATCGCGTCGTCCAGCCGGGCGCCGTACCGGTCGAGGAAATAGTCCTCCTGGTGCTTGAGGAAATAGAGTTTCTGCCCGTCGAGCAGGTCGATGTATTTGCGCAGCGTCTCTCTGGACAGGCTGTCGTCCACCGCGATGTTCTGGTAGTGGGCCCGCTCGGCATAGGCCACGACGCGCTGGACCGTTTCGCGGTGACCGTCGGTGATCCGCAGGGTTTCGGGCCTGTCGCCGGTCGCGGCGTATGCCTGCGCCTGGACGCCGAGCGCCAACAGCGTTGCAAGGGCCGCGGGAGTCGCCTTTCCTGCCCGGCCCGATGTGCGCGCAGTTATGATTCGCATGCAGAGCAGTCGTTTTTGTTTCCGGCGGATCATACCAGCAGCATGCGCCCCTTCGGTATTCTTCTCGGCGTGTTTCTCGGCAGTTGCCTGGCCATATTCGCCGGGCTTGCCATCGTCTGTTTCACGTTCTGGGTGATCATGGACGACTATCCGCG includes the following:
- a CDS encoding tail-specific protease, producing the protein MIRRKQKRLLCMRIITARTSGRAGKATPAALATLLALGVQAQAYAATGDRPETLRITDGHRETVQRVVAYAERAHYQNIAVDDSLSRETLRKYIDLLDGQKLYFLKHQEDYFLDRYGARLDDAMERGELDPVLEIYRLFRARMTSYFDFALEYLDTEPELNTERTWIRRGEDRPRPSSQDEMHEVWRDRVRHELINLILDERSYEEATEALRKRYERQRKSLYGQDADDVFSVFMNAFTHTLDPHSTYFSPHNYEEYRIQMSRAYHGIGASLGAEDDYVLVREVLPGGPADKDGRLRAGDRITGVDTTGSGEVTDVVGWRLEDVVELIRGPSDTPVVLRILPGGDAAGNESFMLDLTRGRVRLMGAEKELLNVEREGAEFSVGVVRIPNFYYDMEGRQAGLEDYPSSTRDVKRLIGELRTEGAAGLILDLRRNGGGHLNEAISLAGLFVGRGPVVQVRDSELRTQVLQNRRQQTVWDGPLVVLVDRLSASASEILAAAIQDYGRGVVVGQRTFGKGTVQNIYQIRRRGEEMPGRLTLTMGKYYRVTGESTQHRGVAPDITLSAAAAELPLVFPNQVIGEDIGESASENALPWDTIPETEYRGGSVDGATLSMLVANHQRRESEDPDLRLLKGRIQAMQELTDRKSEPIHLERRRADQKVRRAQRLAMTNEWLAENELPPIESLEELRGMDLPDVALEQASQVVVDLLRLQAASSRATAVSSLH
- a CDS encoding DUF1249 domain-containing protein, with the protein product MLALTQVSRQLAPAMLLGNRPLGLGALIDVYERNYAFLWRLFGHALREPGWHVSHSPVNGELHIEVERRSAFTTVLRMTYLFPEEGDSEAEPDLIVNLYDDARVAEVVHWSQRYGTCCEAPGGFADCWRRNCVLGKWLQFLADSHHGPMQARTAGRPPF
- a CDS encoding SMP-30/gluconolactonase/LRE family protein produces the protein MSEEHVSTMQPFAAGDIFLGCTLLNDPHDDHAGIGRILQYDADCNPKGVLYTEGTRHLVGGLAVDRDGVLWAFDDHLVIHVDPTTGRQLPVKDFLPRVYRSASFASDGSVYLGEHLCAEAPPPGIENLTTVEFPRVPDSGVLGYGNIYRYNADWELDCVFEVENAPEPTRFKGVTHSTLHPDERFITYTTELGKRVMRYDVVEGRQMDDLVTYPGEDISDGLFAIAVRYLPDGRLLLTRGRTMEMLDEEGRVMREYELPEYGWSDVSSCGDPRYALLSNIFTGIMLKIDLETGEFVGRIDTGQSKPLRALAGVAEFPG
- the rsgA gene encoding ribosome small subunit-dependent GTPase A, with the translated sequence MPKPVPVHKNSPGIGLVTACYGRRGHIEAATGEELPYLAASRRHKPVCGDEVRFELRADDSPALLRDILPRRNELSRTGARERTEVVAANFSLLAIVAAPEPAPDYELVDRLLCAAAGSGAEGLIVWNKIDLERGKPVRLREYEAAGFDIVTVSALKGARIRRLRRRLKAHTSVFAGQSGGGKSTLVNALLGREAADAGELSEKTRRGRHTTASAMMYSLPGGGRAMDLPGVRSLMPVLTDYGELQAGFPEFAAPAQECRFANCRHRNEPGCSVLEAVAAGRLPAGRHAGYLALLREFEELAASV
- the recR gene encoding recombination protein RecR gives rise to the protein MTASVFPPRLAELLEALKFLPGVGPRSAERMVLHMFARQPEGARRLARSLAEALTSVRPCSRCGMLADGDLCLICQSTGRDPSQLCVVESPSDLAAVESSGAYRGLFFVLSGRLSPLDGIGPEELGLEKLEKRLDEGVIRELILATSATVEGEATAAYLGRMAQRRDIRATRIAQGVPLGGELSYVDSGTLSSALAQRRQVD
- a CDS encoding oligoribonuclease, with translation MGKKDSRLAWIDLEMTGLDPLRDQIIEIATVVTDGDLETVAEGPNIVIHQPRSVMYEMDDWNTRTHTASGLFAEVLDSRISTEEAERTTLEFLKEHCLPKSSPMCGASICQDRRFLSRAMPDLAAFFHYRNLDVSSVKILAGHWSPKVLDGVEKDDRHRAKSDILASIAELRHYRKTMFRSG